In Spirosoma aureum, a single genomic region encodes these proteins:
- a CDS encoding heme/hemin ABC transporter substrate-binding protein, whose amino-acid sequence MKKLSVFTLWLSSLLLGLLVSNQSAYATRSPKDEPIRIVSLDGTVSEILCDLGLQSHLIGVDVTSTYPELLQKLPKVGHNRTISAEGVISLKPTLVLTSQNAGTKPEVIEQIKSAGIKVITFQQEYSVAGTKKLIQDVANTCQVPSRAKPLIKKLDADLAQVKKAMTSPKVLFIYARGTGTMMVSGRGTQVDKMIELAGGANATPNFENYKPLTAEALVTANPDVILLFDSGLESLGGADGLAKVQGVAQTNAGKNGRIITMDGHLLSGFSPRLGKALQELAQKITQKPKA is encoded by the coding sequence ATGAAAAAACTGTCTGTTTTTACTCTATGGCTCAGTTCGCTTCTACTGGGCTTACTGGTGAGCAATCAATCGGCCTACGCAACCCGTTCGCCCAAAGATGAACCCATTCGCATTGTTTCGCTCGACGGCACTGTCAGCGAAATTCTTTGTGATCTGGGCCTTCAATCACACCTGATCGGTGTTGATGTGACCAGTACATACCCCGAATTGCTCCAGAAACTGCCTAAAGTTGGCCATAACCGGACTATTTCAGCCGAGGGAGTGATATCGCTGAAACCGACGCTCGTGCTAACCTCGCAAAATGCGGGTACAAAACCAGAGGTGATCGAGCAAATCAAATCGGCGGGCATTAAAGTCATCACGTTTCAGCAGGAGTACAGCGTTGCTGGCACTAAAAAGCTCATTCAGGATGTAGCCAACACCTGTCAGGTTCCTTCACGGGCCAAGCCCTTGATCAAAAAGCTAGACGCTGACCTGGCCCAGGTCAAAAAGGCAATGACAAGCCCGAAGGTGTTATTTATTTATGCCCGTGGCACGGGTACCATGATGGTATCGGGCCGGGGAACTCAGGTCGACAAAATGATCGAACTGGCTGGTGGTGCCAATGCCACGCCCAATTTCGAGAACTACAAACCACTTACTGCCGAAGCCCTCGTTACGGCAAATCCTGACGTGATTCTGTTGTTCGATAGCGGTCTGGAAAGTCTCGGAGGTGCTGATGGTTTAGCAAAAGTACAGGGAGTTGCCCAAACGAATGCGGGCAAAAACGGTCGTATCATCACAATGGATGGTCATTTGCTGTCTGGTTTCTCTCCACGTTTAGGAAAAGCGCTACAGGAGTTAGCCCAGAAAATAACCCAGAAGCCTAAAGCTTAA
- a CDS encoding HmuY family protein produces the protein MKRVIIYMLALAVSTLNACKESDPPLPDNLVQFESAEQGLDATTKEAIIKLKLSRAVDAAMAVTVQVNPTGITYGTQFTTTPATTGNTLSLTVPAGSSDASFKLTKADNLFLSGTETIDFAISSAASPVLVGTTKQLKVKFTSIVSTGTALTLDGGTGGSSAVNAVFADLSNNAATSVKRASWDLGFYSGADFRVILNNMTGASAVAMAKNDLTQVTAADTVGLALTLGFDPAGLKLIDDVSGDITKTVIPSISATDADNKVYIINRGTGGATPAKGWVKIRVIRNGTTGYTLQYAGIKETTFKTVSIPKDNAYNFKYASFDTGALVDVEPAKARWDIEWTGGIYKTSDGTNDIPYYFSDQVYINFLGGVTAAEVLTSTVSYDAYGESNIATTAFKSDKHVIGANWRATTGTIGVKTDRFYVIKDAAGNVYKLKFVSFTSQDGGERGKPKFEFKLVKQAS, from the coding sequence ATGAAAAGAGTCATTATCTACATGCTCGCTCTGGCAGTAAGTACATTAAATGCCTGTAAGGAGAGTGATCCACCGCTACCCGACAATCTGGTCCAGTTCGAAAGTGCCGAACAAGGTCTGGATGCTACGACTAAAGAAGCCATCATTAAACTTAAATTATCGCGAGCCGTCGACGCAGCTATGGCTGTAACCGTTCAGGTTAACCCGACCGGCATTACCTATGGAACGCAGTTTACAACCACTCCCGCAACCACCGGCAATACGCTTTCGCTAACTGTTCCAGCGGGTAGCAGCGACGCTTCGTTTAAACTCACGAAAGCCGATAATCTGTTCCTTAGCGGTACGGAAACCATCGATTTTGCTATTTCATCCGCAGCCAGTCCGGTTCTGGTGGGTACAACCAAACAACTGAAGGTTAAATTCACCTCGATCGTTTCGACAGGTACCGCCCTGACACTCGATGGTGGAACGGGCGGTTCCAGTGCTGTAAACGCCGTTTTTGCTGATTTGAGCAATAATGCCGCTACCTCAGTCAAAAGGGCTTCCTGGGATTTGGGTTTCTATTCGGGCGCTGATTTTCGGGTTATTCTAAACAACATGACGGGTGCCTCCGCTGTGGCAATGGCCAAGAATGATTTAACTCAGGTGACAGCGGCCGATACTGTTGGACTGGCACTAACGCTAGGCTTTGATCCGGCCGGTCTAAAATTAATCGACGATGTATCGGGCGATATTACAAAAACAGTCATTCCGAGTATTTCGGCGACTGATGCCGATAACAAGGTGTACATCATTAACCGGGGAACGGGTGGGGCAACGCCTGCCAAAGGCTGGGTAAAAATTCGGGTAATCCGCAACGGTACTACTGGTTATACGTTACAGTATGCCGGCATTAAAGAAACGACCTTCAAAACGGTTTCAATTCCGAAAGACAATGCGTATAATTTTAAATACGCATCATTCGATACGGGGGCTTTAGTGGATGTAGAACCAGCCAAAGCACGTTGGGACATTGAGTGGACTGGAGGTATCTACAAAACCAGCGACGGCACCAATGATATTCCCTATTACTTCTCCGATCAGGTGTATATCAACTTCCTCGGCGGTGTAACAGCAGCCGAAGTACTGACCAGCACCGTTTCGTATGATGCCTATGGCGAAAGTAACATTGCCACCACGGCCTTCAAGAGCGATAAGCACGTTATTGGCGCCAACTGGCGGGCCACTACGGGCACAATCGGGGTGAAAACGGATCGGTTCTACGTCATTAAGGATGCCGCGGGAAACGTCTATAAGCTCAAATTCGTCAGTTTCACCTCGCAGGATGGTGGCGAACGCGGTAAGCCCAAGTTTGAATTTAAGCTAGTTAAGCAAGCGTCGTAA
- a CDS encoding heme ABC transporter ATP-binding protein: MLEVSHLSYQIRNRKLLDGVSFRANPGELLAIVGANGAGKSTLLKLCTRELNVSNGEIRLLGKGIDTYSDKELSLFRAVLPQQNSVVFPFLVSELVLMGRYPHFDFHPSEHDYFIAEMALKKVGMWDFASRVFTTLSGGEQQRVQLARVLAQIWDVPEGILFLDEPTTGLDLLHQHQMLELAREFTQKGFCAVVILHDLNLAAQYADQIVMLRAGQVEAIGSPRSVITVDTIKRVFNLNVWLIEHPDMDCPLVIPQQNQFSDRNRPNQIAKTK, encoded by the coding sequence ATGCTCGAAGTCAGCCATCTATCCTACCAGATACGAAATCGAAAACTACTCGACGGTGTTTCATTTCGGGCCAATCCGGGCGAATTACTGGCAATAGTGGGCGCCAATGGGGCGGGCAAATCGACACTGCTCAAATTGTGTACGCGCGAACTAAACGTCTCCAACGGTGAAATCCGGCTTCTGGGCAAAGGAATCGATACGTATTCTGATAAGGAGCTTTCGCTGTTCCGGGCTGTGCTCCCACAGCAGAACTCAGTCGTATTCCCTTTTTTAGTGAGTGAACTGGTCCTGATGGGCCGGTACCCGCACTTCGATTTTCACCCGTCGGAGCATGACTATTTTATTGCCGAAATGGCGCTCAAAAAAGTGGGTATGTGGGATTTTGCATCACGCGTTTTCACCACATTGTCGGGTGGAGAGCAACAGCGTGTGCAGTTAGCCCGCGTGCTCGCTCAAATCTGGGATGTGCCGGAAGGTATACTCTTTCTGGACGAACCTACCACAGGTCTCGATCTGCTGCACCAGCACCAAATGCTGGAACTGGCTCGCGAGTTTACCCAAAAAGGATTTTGCGCGGTTGTCATCTTACACGACCTGAATCTGGCGGCTCAATATGCGGATCAAATCGTTATGCTCCGGGCCGGGCAGGTCGAAGCAATAGGATCTCCTCGCTCCGTCATCACCGTTGATACGATTAAGCGTGTCTTCAATTTAAATGTGTGGCTCATTGAACATCCCGATATGGATTGTCCGCTGGTGA
- a CDS encoding FecCD family ABC transporter permease produces MNSATATINPPSSSTHQVPKSAIKTTVNPWLMPALVATLSITLVVSVGIGALRITPYEIGLIIAKSFGYSVDVDSTKEAILLAIRLPRVCLAVLVGAGLAISGAAIQGLFRNPLADPGLIGISSGASLAAVMMIVLEVKFFQTLTGVLGIYALSVVAFVGACATAFFVYRIARMAGKDVITTMLLTGIAINALSGALTGIMTYLATDEQLRNITFWSLGSLGGASWASVLGILPFTIAALVGIPRLAKSLNLLALGESQASMLGVNLKGIKRQVIIFSTMAVGTSVAVAGIIGFVGLVIPHLIRMGAGSDHRRVLTGSALGGAIVLTLADSLARTIVAPAELPIGILTALIGTPVFLWILFRERRRAGV; encoded by the coding sequence ATGAATAGCGCAACTGCAACCATTAATCCGCCATCGTCCAGTACGCACCAGGTACCAAAGTCGGCGATCAAAACGACGGTCAATCCGTGGTTAATGCCTGCTTTGGTGGCTACCTTGTCGATAACCCTTGTCGTGTCAGTAGGTATTGGTGCGCTCCGGATAACTCCTTATGAGATTGGATTGATTATAGCTAAATCATTTGGTTATTCCGTCGATGTCGACAGTACAAAAGAAGCTATTCTGCTGGCGATCCGGTTACCCAGAGTCTGCCTGGCTGTTCTGGTTGGTGCCGGTTTAGCGATATCAGGAGCTGCAATTCAGGGGCTTTTCCGAAATCCGCTTGCCGATCCGGGTCTAATCGGCATTTCGTCGGGAGCATCGTTGGCAGCGGTGATGATGATTGTTCTTGAGGTTAAGTTTTTCCAGACACTCACGGGTGTGTTGGGTATCTACGCCTTATCGGTCGTTGCCTTTGTGGGTGCCTGTGCAACCGCATTTTTCGTGTATCGAATTGCCCGCATGGCCGGTAAAGATGTGATTACGACCATGCTGCTGACAGGTATTGCCATTAATGCCCTATCTGGGGCATTGACCGGTATCATGACCTATCTGGCCACTGATGAGCAGCTTCGTAACATAACGTTCTGGAGTCTGGGGAGCCTGGGAGGTGCTAGTTGGGCATCAGTGCTGGGAATTCTGCCCTTCACCATCGCTGCGCTGGTTGGTATTCCCCGGTTGGCAAAATCCCTGAACCTGTTGGCACTTGGCGAAAGTCAGGCCAGTATGCTCGGCGTTAACCTGAAAGGGATCAAGCGTCAGGTCATTATTTTCTCGACGATGGCCGTTGGCACGTCGGTGGCAGTTGCCGGTATTATTGGCTTCGTAGGGCTGGTCATTCCGCATCTGATTCGGATGGGAGCAGGTTCCGATCATCGTCGGGTGCTAACGGGTTCGGCTTTGGGTGGAGCCATTGTGCTGACACTGGCCGATTCGCTTGCCCGTACAATCGTAGCCCCGGCAGAACTTCCCATCGGCATTCTCACCGCTCTGATCGGCACACCAGTCTTTTTATGGATTTTATTTCGGGAACGACGCCGGGCGGGCGTATAA